The following are from one region of the Salvelinus fontinalis isolate EN_2023a chromosome 5, ASM2944872v1, whole genome shotgun sequence genome:
- the acsl1a gene encoding long-chain-fatty-acid--CoA ligase 1a isoform X4, translating into MQAQELLRQLRIPEMEDVRQYMYSLPTNMLMGVGALAALTTYWYATRPKALKPPCDLNMQSVAMVGDGYVRRSILNNDDEHMTHYYSDARTMYEVFLRGMRVSNDGPCLGSRKPNQPYEWLSYREVADKAECIGSALLHRGHSQTGDKHIGIFSQNRPEWTISELACYTYSLVCVPLYDTLGLEAIEYIIGQAAVSTVICDLAEKARLILDCVSGKEHTLKTIMLMEAFDEELVARGQQSGIEILSLKDVEAVGKAHHHQPLPPTPEDLALICFTSGTTGNPKGGMLTHGNVIANCAAFIKITEVHCMLNLHDIHMSYLPLAHMFERVVEGVILVHGARIGYFQGDIRLLMDDLKTLQPTVFPVVPRLLNRMFDKIFGQANTPLKRWLLVFASRRKHAEMMNGIVRKDSLWDKLIFQKVQNSLGGRVRLMITGAAPVSPTVLTFIRAALGCQFYEGYGQTECTAGCTMSMPGDWTAGHVGAPLPCNYVKLVDVTEMNYFAANGEGEVCVKGPNVFKGYLNDPEKTKEALDQDGWLHTGDIGKWLPNGILKIVDRKKHIFKLAQGEYIAPEKVENIYIRSDPVAQIFVHGDSLQACLVGIVVPDPDFLPGWAKKKGIEGSYLEMCASKELKNAILEDILRLGKEGGLKSFEQVRDISLHAEMFSVQNGLLTPTLKAKRTDLRSHFREQIDLLYAKIKM; encoded by the exons GGTGACGGTTACGTCAGGCGGTCCATTCTGAATAATGACGATGAGCACATGACACACTACTACAGTGACGCGCGGACCATGTACGAAGTATTCCTTCGAGGCATGCGGGTGTCCA ATGATGGGCCCTGTCTAGGATCACGAAAACCCAACCAGCCTTACGAGTGGCTGTCATACCGAGAG GTTGCAGACAAAGCCGAGTGCATTGGCTCGGCTCTCCTCCACCGTGGGCACTCCCAGACTGGAGACAAGCATATCGGCATCTTTTCCCAGAACAGGCCAGAG TGGACCATTTCAGAGCTGGCCTGTTACACATACTCCCTGGTGTGTGTACCACTGTATGACACACTAGGCCTCGAGGCCATTGAATACATCATCGGCCAAG CTGCCGTCTCTACGGTGATCTGCGACTTGGCGGAGAAAGCGCGACTCATCCTGGACTGCGTGAGCGGCAAGGAGCACACATTGAAGACCATCATGCTCATGGAGGCCTTTGATGAGGAGCTGGTGGCCCGCGGGCAGCAGAGCGGCATCGAGATCCTTAGCCTGAAGGATGTGGAG GCTGTTGGCAAGGCCCACCACCACCAGCCATTG CCCCCAACACCAGAGGACCTGGCACTCATCTGCTTCACTAGTGGAACCACAG GAAACCCAAAGGGTGGAATGCTTACACATGGAAATGTTATTGCCAATTGTGCTGCTTTCATCAAGATAACAGAG GTGCACTGCATGCTGAACCTCCACGACATTCACATGTCCTACTTACCTCTAGCACACATGTTTGAGAGGGTAGTGGAG GGAGTGATCCTGGTGCACGGTGCTCGGATTGGCTACTTTCAGGGGGACATTCGGCTCCTGATGGACGACCTGAAGACCCTGCAGCCAACAGTCTTCCCTGTCGTGCCCCGCCTGCTCAACCGCATGTTTGACAAG ATCTTCGGACAGGCCAACACGCCACTGAAAAGATGGCTGCTGGTTTTCGCCTCCAGGAGGAAGCATGCGGAGATGATGAATGGCATAGTCAGGAAGGACAGCTTGTGGGACAAGCTCATCTTCCAGAAAGTCCAG AACAGTCTCGGGGGTCGTGTGAGGCTGATGATCACAGGAGCGGCCCCAGTGTCTCCAACCGTCCTGACCTTCATTCGGGCCGCTCTTGGCTGCCAG TTTTATGAAGGCTATGGTCAGACTGAGTGCACAGCCGGGTGCACCATGTCCATGCCTGGGGACTGGACAGCAG GTCATGTGGGGGCTCCACTGCCCTGCAACTATGTAAAGCTGGTGGACGTGACTGAGATGAACTACTTTGCTGCCAATGGGGAAGGAGAG GTGTGTGTGAAAGGACCAAACGTATTCAAGGGCTACCTGAATGACCCGGAGAAGACAAAGGAGGCCTTGGATCAGGATGGTTGGCTCCACACCGGAGACATTGGGAAGTGGCTGCCT AATGGCATTCTGAAGATCGTGGACAGGAAGAAGCACATCTTCAAGCTGGCTCAAGGAGAGTACATTGCCCCGGAGAAGGTCGAGAACATCTACATCCGGAGCGACCCGGTGGCCCAGATCTTTGTCCATGGCGATAGCTTGCAG GCATGCCTGGTGGGCATTGTGGTGCCTGATCCAGACTTCTTACCAGGATGGGCAAAGAAGAAGGGCATCGAGGGTTCTTATTTGGAGATGTGTGCAAGCAAG GAGTTGAAAAATGCCATTCTGGAGGATATTCTGAGGCTGGGGAAAGAAGGGGGGCTGAAGTCTTTTGAGCAG GTGAGAGATATCTCGCTGCACGCGGAGATGTTCTCCGTCCAGAACGGCCTCCTGACGCCCACGCTAAAGGCCAAGAGGACCGACCTCCGTAGCCACTTCCGAGAGCAGATTGACCTGCTCTATGCCAAGATCAAGATGTGA